One window of Anaeromyxobacter diazotrophicus genomic DNA carries:
- a CDS encoding plasmid mobilization protein — translation MTRPRGKPICVWATADERAEIQRLARATGLSQSAYLRTVGLGYEPASAFDADAVLALARIHADQGRLGGLLKLSLSQGEGGSSDFSDLLRHLQATQAKLLEAINRVHRRP, via the coding sequence ATGACGAGACCACGAGGAAAACCAATCTGCGTGTGGGCCACTGCGGACGAGCGCGCCGAGATCCAGCGGCTCGCTCGTGCCACCGGCCTGTCGCAGTCTGCCTACCTGAGGACCGTCGGGCTCGGCTACGAGCCCGCGAGCGCGTTCGATGCTGACGCCGTCCTCGCGCTCGCCCGCATCCACGCCGACCAGGGACGGCTCGGCGGGCTTCTCAAGCTGTCGTTGTCGCAAGGAGAAGGTGGGTCGAGCGACTTCTCGGACCTCCTGCGCCACCTCCAGGCAACCCAGGCCAAGCTCCTCGAGGCCATCAACAGGGTCCATCGAAGGCCGTGA